From a region of the Marinomonas mediterranea MMB-1 genome:
- a CDS encoding SDR family NAD(P)-dependent oxidoreductase: MKFSVLITGCSSGIGLEAAKRLQTLDYLVVASVRTESDVEVLKQQGIKHVVVLDLASEESIKSGLNSVLEITGGTLYALFNNGAYGQPGAVEDLPTAALRLQFETNLFGTHELTTRVIKIMLQQGYGRIVQNSSVLGMVAAPFRGAYNASKFALEGLTDTMRMELSDTPIQVSLIAPGPIESQFRANALKALQANINIAESRHQKGYDEAIERLSNPGPASKHTLQAEAVVAKLRHALEAKMAKPRYFVTTPTYVADVLRRVLPTRLLDRIMRAQGS; encoded by the coding sequence ATGAAATTTTCGGTTTTAATAACAGGTTGTTCGTCTGGTATTGGTTTGGAAGCCGCTAAACGGTTACAGACCTTAGATTATTTGGTTGTCGCCAGTGTTCGAACCGAGAGCGATGTTGAAGTGCTCAAGCAGCAAGGGATAAAACATGTTGTTGTGTTAGACCTCGCTTCTGAGGAGTCGATAAAAAGCGGGCTTAATAGCGTGTTAGAGATTACCGGGGGGACATTATATGCGTTGTTTAATAATGGCGCTTACGGACAGCCTGGAGCGGTAGAGGATTTACCTACTGCGGCGTTAAGGCTTCAGTTTGAAACGAACCTGTTCGGCACTCATGAGTTAACAACTCGTGTAATAAAAATCATGTTGCAGCAAGGTTATGGTCGAATAGTGCAGAACAGCTCTGTATTGGGTATGGTCGCAGCACCTTTTCGAGGCGCATACAATGCCAGTAAATTTGCGTTAGAAGGGTTAACGGATACGATGCGAATGGAGCTTTCAGACACGCCTATTCAGGTGAGTTTAATTGCGCCAGGCCCAATTGAAAGTCAATTTAGAGCCAATGCCTTAAAGGCACTTCAAGCAAATATTAATATTGCCGAAAGTCGTCATCAAAAAGGCTATGATGAAGCCATTGAGCGCCTCTCTAACCCAGGTCCAGCGTCAAAACATACGCTTCAAGCGGAAGCGGTGGTTGCTAAACTTCGACATGCATTAGAAGCTAAGATGGCAAAACCTCGATATTTTGTAACAACACCGACATATGTAGCAGACGTATTGAGACGCGTACTCCCAACCCGCTTGTTAGATCGAATTATGCGTGCTCAAGGGAGCTGA